Proteins from a single region of Phormidium ambiguum IAM M-71:
- the bioF gene encoding 8-amino-7-oxononanoate synthase — MSIDPYAWIEPSLTTIHRADWYRFEQTISSLPGAIVQLEGRTVINFASNDYLGLAGDRSLIAAAIFATEKYGTGSTGSRLLSGHRQLHRELEKAIASLKQTEAALVFSSGYMANLGAIASVVGKRDLILCDRYNHSSLKNGAILSGATILDYEHCHIADLENQLKQHREKYRRCLIITDTVFSMDGDLCPLPKILDLAEHFHCMVLVDEAHATGVLGKNGAGCVEHFNCTDRQLIQIGTLSKALGSLGGYVAGSSTLIDFLRNRAPTWIYTTGLSPADTAAALEAIKIVQQEPERRFQLWQNIETLKLLIAQELPNIKLLPSESAILCLQLKDAATALAAGIKLKEAGIFAPAIRPPTVPTSRIRISVMATHQTEQLEKLVTALKNL; from the coding sequence CGATCGATCCTTACGCTTGGATAGAACCATCTCTAACTACAATTCACCGTGCAGATTGGTATCGTTTTGAGCAAACTATTTCTAGTCTTCCTGGTGCTATTGTGCAACTAGAAGGACGCACCGTAATTAATTTTGCCAGTAATGATTATTTAGGTCTAGCAGGCGATCGATCTTTAATTGCGGCTGCTATATTTGCTACAGAAAAATACGGTACAGGAAGCACAGGTTCGCGGTTACTAAGCGGACATCGCCAACTACATCGAGAATTGGAAAAAGCGATCGCTTCTTTGAAACAAACAGAAGCCGCACTTGTATTTAGTTCTGGATATATGGCCAACTTAGGTGCGATCGCTTCTGTAGTCGGCAAAAGAGATTTAATTCTTTGCGATCGATACAATCACTCTAGCCTCAAAAATGGTGCAATTCTCAGCGGAGCCACAATACTTGATTACGAACATTGCCACATCGCCGACTTAGAAAATCAGCTAAAACAACATCGAGAAAAATACCGTCGCTGCTTAATTATTACCGATACTGTATTTAGTATGGATGGGGATTTATGCCCCTTACCAAAAATATTAGATTTAGCCGAACATTTTCACTGCATGGTATTAGTTGATGAAGCCCACGCAACCGGAGTTTTAGGCAAAAATGGTGCCGGATGTGTCGAACATTTTAATTGTACCGATCGCCAACTAATTCAAATCGGCACATTAAGTAAAGCGTTGGGAAGTTTAGGTGGTTATGTTGCAGGGTCATCAACATTAATTGATTTTTTGCGAAATCGCGCTCCTACTTGGATTTACACTACTGGATTATCACCAGCTGATACGGCTGCTGCCCTGGAAGCAATTAAAATTGTCCAACAAGAACCAGAACGTCGCTTTCAATTATGGCAAAATATAGAAACTCTAAAACTGTTAATTGCTCAAGAATTACCTAATATAAAATTGTTACCTTCAGAATCAGCAATTTTATGTTTACAACTCAAAGATGCCGCAACTGCATTAGCGGCAGGAATTAAGTTAAAAGAAGCGGGAATCTTTGCTCCAGCAATTCGTCCCCCAACGGTTCCTACTAGTCGAATTCGGATTTCTGTAATGGCAACTCATCAAACAGAGCAATTGGAAAAATTAGTAACGGCTTTAAAAAATTTGTAA